From a single Arachis hypogaea cultivar Tifrunner chromosome 3, arahy.Tifrunner.gnm2.J5K5, whole genome shotgun sequence genomic region:
- the LOC140183525 gene encoding uncharacterized protein: MILVKLQALVRGHIVRKQTADMLSYNSFFCLRFGFLNAVAVKELYDKMLESVKVKRSMPPNAWLWSMIENCKHQQDIRLLFDILENLHIFRLSNLQIHEDFNSNLCQEVTKACIKAGALDFAKRTLWKHNVYGLSPTVAAANHLLTHAKNHNDTKLLVEVMKLLKKNDLPLQQGTPDIIFRSVRSETSSLTQLSLPPYFSFELPLILLLRY, translated from the exons ATGATATTGGTAAAGTTGCAAGCATTGGTTAGGGGCCACATTGTGAGAAAGCAAACCGCAGATATGCTAAG TTATAACTCTTTTTTCTGTCTTCGGTTTGGGTTTTTGAATGCAGTGGCTGTGAAGGAGCTCTATGATAAGATGCTTGAGTCTGTAAAAGTTAAACGATCAATGCCACCTAATGCTTGGTTATGGTCAATGATTGAAAATTGTAAACACCAACAAGATATAAGACTCCTATTCGACATTTTGGAGAACCTCCACATATTT AGGCTATCAAATCTTCAAATTCATGAGGACTTTAATAGCAATCTCTGTCAAGAAGTTACTAAAGCATGTATTAAAGCAGGAGCCCTTGATTTTG CAAAGAGGACTTTATGGAAGCATAATGTCTATGGACTGAGCCCAACTGTTGCTGCTGCTAATCATTTACTG ACGCATGCTAAGAATCACAATGATACTAAATTGCTGGTGGAAGTAATGAAACTTCTAAAGAAGAATGATTTACCATTGCAACAAGGTACACCAGATATTATTTTCAG ATCTGTTCGCTCCGAAACTTCTTCTTTGACCCAACTTTCTCTCCCTCCATATTTCTCCTTCGAGCTGCCGCTGATACTTCTTCTTCGCTATTAA